A single region of the Halorussus gelatinilyticus genome encodes:
- a CDS encoding DUF7504 family protein, with the protein MSVGNHKRVCFRGGSADDDEYDIHEIQAKLKELKQTGSTLLVTGTVGERTTAYASSNLFGGPEASPPRKRVLALTDGSRAQTGAHFQETGLQTESRNWVTDLQEQERSIPATASPNLPALERKPNSLTALQTELQNAIDWFARDDLEPAELRVGIDSLSYLLDEYSFAEVERLVASISASVKVDNGMSHFIYQRDPDENRETIENLMAYCDAEIQLRKRNGNPAEQRWRIPDVGTTGWTRL; encoded by the coding sequence ATGTCGGTAGGGAATCACAAAAGGGTCTGCTTTCGTGGCGGGTCGGCAGACGACGACGAATACGATATACACGAAATACAGGCCAAACTCAAGGAACTCAAACAGACCGGGAGTACGCTCCTCGTGACAGGGACCGTCGGTGAACGAACTACCGCCTACGCGAGTAGCAATCTCTTCGGAGGCCCAGAGGCTTCACCGCCCCGAAAACGAGTGCTCGCTCTTACCGATGGCTCACGGGCACAGACCGGAGCCCACTTCCAAGAAACTGGACTACAAACAGAGTCTCGAAACTGGGTCACCGACCTCCAAGAACAAGAGCGAAGTATTCCGGCCACTGCAAGCCCGAATCTTCCTGCGCTCGAGCGGAAGCCGAACTCACTTACGGCACTCCAGACAGAACTACAGAACGCGATCGATTGGTTCGCCCGTGACGACCTCGAACCAGCCGAACTCCGCGTCGGAATCGATTCGTTGAGCTATCTCCTCGACGAGTACAGCTTCGCCGAAGTCGAACGACTTGTAGCAAGCATCAGCGCCAGCGTCAAGGTCGATAACGGGATGTCGCACTTCATCTATCAACGAGACCCAGACGAAAACCGCGAAACCATCGAAAACCTGATGGCTTACTGCGATGCTGAAATTCAACTCCGAAAGCGGAACGGGAATCCTGCGGAACAACGATGGCGGATTCCTGACGTTGGAACGACTGGCTGGACGCGCCTGTAA
- the mntA gene encoding type VII toxin-antitoxin system MntA family adenylyltransferase antitoxin — protein sequence MKTVETANLDDGLPVERLQRVLREHAVRLAILFGSHATETTHSTSDIDIAVEFESRQHDDPNYNTVFFELSEALSEILDTEEVDLVDIHTTSPDVASSLFEHGVLLVGEQTRVETLRRQLTTQSDHRTPRERFDTALRKIDEHLDSGSAVSATEGSHRER from the coding sequence ATGAAAACCGTCGAGACAGCAAATCTCGATGACGGTCTCCCAGTTGAGAGGCTTCAACGCGTTCTTCGAGAGCACGCTGTCCGACTAGCGATTCTCTTCGGTTCGCACGCCACGGAGACGACGCATTCAACGAGTGATATCGACATCGCAGTCGAATTCGAGTCGAGACAGCACGATGACCCTAACTACAATACGGTGTTCTTCGAGTTGAGCGAAGCCCTCAGCGAAATATTGGATACCGAGGAGGTTGACTTAGTCGATATCCATACGACGTCACCGGACGTTGCATCGTCACTCTTTGAGCACGGCGTGCTACTCGTCGGCGAACAAACTCGGGTCGAAACGCTTCGCCGTCAGCTCACGACTCAGAGTGACCATCGGACGCCCCGCGAGCGGTTCGACACGGCACTCCGGAAAATCGACGAGCACCTCGATAGCGGGTCCGCAGTATCGGCAACTGAAGGGTCGCATAGGGAGCGATGA
- the hepT gene encoding type VII toxin-antitoxin system HepT family RNase toxin, whose product MTTDDFPTDKLNRILAAVETIEKSLGILASKQQLTREEYRSDIETQDIVERRFVKMTEASIDIAEVLAKYEQDQLPESNPKSMAILGDLGVLSEGTTEQMTQATRFRNVLSHTYGHIIDHDMVYTALQDLERYRTFVLEVRAYLDDIDALSD is encoded by the coding sequence ATGACGACCGACGATTTCCCCACGGATAAGCTCAATCGTATTCTCGCTGCTGTCGAAACCATCGAGAAGAGTCTCGGTATCCTTGCCAGCAAACAACAACTGACCCGTGAGGAGTACCGGAGCGACATAGAAACGCAAGATATCGTCGAGCGGCGGTTCGTGAAAATGACCGAAGCGTCGATTGATATCGCCGAAGTACTCGCCAAATACGAGCAGGACCAACTACCGGAGAGTAATCCGAAGTCGATGGCCATCCTAGGTGACCTCGGTGTCCTCTCAGAGGGCACTACTGAGCAAATGACACAGGCTACACGGTTTCGAAACGTCCTCTCGCACACGTACGGTCACATCATCGACCACGATATGGTGTATACCGCACTGCAGGACCTCGAACGCTACCGAACGTTCGTCCTCGAGGTTCGTGCGTATCTCGATGATATCGACGCACTTTCCGACTGA
- a CDS encoding S1C family serine protease, translating to MKQRTTRRRLLTATAVGAVTSLAGCTELQASLVETTEPTDESSRPTAGTEQADATKSRADNQQVQQVGKSIRPAVVSVNTQTSSTAGGSGTGWFVAENLVVTNSHVIDGASSITCWTLDGDSFEPEVLNATDHRSPPYHDVALLQTDFSAPTTLSLGDESSLSEGQTVVQVGHPFAIGNWVIASGEYVRDQKFGDAILTTTPNMSGNSGSPLVTLDKTVVGLTTGGVPKHQSSRGPNEAPEPVEPEVYHSYQDATYATHDPASLVEQYLNDWTSG from the coding sequence ATGAAACAGCGAACGACGAGACGCCGCCTTCTCACGGCGACCGCAGTCGGAGCGGTCACGAGTCTCGCAGGCTGTACCGAACTACAAGCATCGCTAGTCGAGACTACGGAACCAACAGACGAATCCTCGCGACCGACAGCCGGGACCGAGCAAGCTGACGCTACCAAATCTCGAGCGGACAACCAGCAGGTCCAGCAAGTCGGCAAGTCGATTCGTCCGGCGGTCGTGAGCGTCAATACGCAGACGAGTAGTACCGCTGGCGGTAGCGGGACAGGCTGGTTCGTCGCCGAGAATCTGGTCGTCACGAACAGCCACGTCATCGACGGCGCGTCCTCGATCACCTGCTGGACGCTCGACGGCGACTCCTTCGAACCGGAGGTCCTCAACGCGACCGACCACCGCTCGCCGCCGTACCACGACGTTGCACTCCTCCAAACCGATTTCTCCGCGCCGACGACGCTTTCACTCGGCGATGAGTCCTCCTTGAGCGAGGGCCAGACGGTCGTACAGGTCGGCCACCCCTTCGCCATCGGCAACTGGGTTATCGCCAGCGGCGAATACGTCCGCGACCAGAAATTTGGTGACGCCATCTTGACGACCACGCCGAACATGAGCGGCAACAGCGGTTCACCGCTCGTGACCCTCGATAAGACGGTCGTCGGACTTACGACCGGCGGCGTACCGAAGCACCAGTCTTCGCGTGGCCCGAATGAGGCCCCAGAACCTGTTGAGCCAGAGGTCTATCACTCGTATCAGGACGCCACCTATGCAACTCACGACCCAGCAAGTCTCGTCGAGCAGTATCTGAACGACTGGACCTCTGGATAG
- a CDS encoding DUF2080 family transposase-associated protein, producing the protein MDQFTINGHEVVEGNVKATGNGAHVYVPKRWRGADVKVVRTSDPNDE; encoded by the coding sequence ATGGACCAGTTCACAATCAACGGCCACGAAGTCGTGGAGGGCAACGTGAAAGCCACCGGCAACGGCGCTCACGTCTACGTCCCGAAACGCTGGCGTGGCGCGGACGTGAAAGTCGTCCGTACTTCCGACCCCAACGACGAATAG
- a CDS encoding DUF7503 family protein: protein MSEAPDATIAGYCSKHPRMMGVLFTVGLLTLEAVGQVKAGGGAATAGP from the coding sequence ATGTCAGAGGCACCAGATGCAACGATAGCAGGGTACTGTAGTAAGCATCCTCGAATGATGGGCGTCCTCTTCACCGTTGGCCTTCTTACGCTTGAAGCAGTCGGGCAGGTGAAAGCAGGAGGCGGGGCCGCTACCGCAGGGCCGTAA
- a CDS encoding DUF6735 family protein: MGNRALVAYERPDESYALHYSHNGASNYHLKHRLTPETPFGGDEPSPSHREHLEELLASTDTPENSRSLERLSSTPVNPEPIAVAISLDEIRSAYLDFLHHEAFYVVSEAFEVTTYRTLWLGLEYDCEAVDASPTTGNGVLQSVMWADGEPVHDEYVHGQFQALKDVVGDRIDDGDLTLEEARTYIIEKLRAWNSDETELLVSRE, translated from the coding sequence ATGGGAAATCGCGCACTCGTTGCCTACGAACGACCAGACGAATCGTACGCTCTCCACTACTCGCACAACGGAGCCTCAAACTATCACCTGAAACACCGACTTACGCCAGAAACACCCTTCGGTGGCGACGAACCCTCACCATCGCACCGTGAGCATCTCGAAGAACTCCTTGCCAGTACGGATACTCCGGAGAATTCACGCTCGTTAGAGCGACTTTCCTCAACACCAGTTAACCCGGAGCCAATTGCAGTAGCTATCTCGCTGGACGAGATTCGGTCTGCGTACCTCGACTTCCTTCACCACGAAGCCTTCTACGTCGTCTCAGAAGCGTTCGAGGTGACGACGTACCGAACCCTCTGGCTCGGCTTGGAGTACGACTGCGAGGCCGTCGATGCTTCTCCGACGACTGGAAACGGCGTCCTCCAATCCGTGATGTGGGCAGACGGTGAACCCGTCCACGATGAGTACGTCCACGGCCAGTTTCAAGCGTTGAAAGATGTCGTCGGTGACCGAATCGACGACGGCGACCTCACTCTCGAAGAAGCGCGGACGTACATCATTGAGAAGCTTCGAGCGTGGAATAGCGATGAGACAGAACTCCTCGTTTCCCGAGAGTGA
- a CDS encoding hydroxymethylglutaryl-CoA reductase, degradative: MDSRIEGFYKASPRDRLAEVADRANLSSKDQEALSNIGLGVETADQVSENVIGTVEFPLSVATNFKVNGDDVLVPMAIEETSVVAAASYGALMARPTGGFTADVSGPIMLSQIQAKDVSDPHAAKVRILEQKDELVGLANEQDPVLVEHGGGCRDIEVRVIDTARGQMVVTHLVVDVRDAMGGNAVNTMAEALAPEIESLTGGEVELRILSNLADRRLARASCKIPPAELETDEVDLTGEEVRDRIVDAWAVADADPYRAATHNKGIMNGVDAVATATFNDWRAIEAGAHAYAAQGGYGPLTNYEVDEAGNLACSIEIPMQVGTVGGATALHNGAAAAMNLLNANSADELAGIMAAVGLAQNYAGLRALVSEGIQTGHMRLHAKNLAVQAGAPEKLVDEIADRMVVEDAIRQDRAEELLDELVEDDPNE, from the coding sequence ATGGATTCGAGAATAGAAGGGTTTTATAAAGCATCTCCCAGAGACAGGTTGGCCGAAGTAGCGGATAGAGCGAATCTCTCTTCTAAGGATCAAGAAGCGCTGTCGAACATCGGTCTCGGCGTGGAAACCGCCGACCAAGTGAGTGAGAACGTCATTGGGACGGTCGAGTTCCCGCTGAGCGTCGCCACGAACTTCAAAGTTAACGGCGACGATGTCCTCGTCCCGATGGCGATAGAAGAGACGAGCGTGGTCGCCGCCGCGTCCTACGGAGCGCTCATGGCTCGGCCTACGGGCGGATTCACTGCCGACGTTTCGGGCCCAATCATGCTCTCTCAAATCCAAGCGAAAGACGTCTCAGACCCACACGCGGCAAAGGTCCGTATCCTCGAACAGAAAGATGAACTGGTCGGTTTGGCGAACGAACAGGATCCGGTTCTTGTCGAGCACGGCGGCGGTTGTCGCGACATCGAGGTCCGAGTCATCGACACCGCTCGTGGGCAGATGGTGGTGACTCACCTAGTCGTCGACGTGCGCGACGCAATGGGTGGGAACGCAGTTAACACGATGGCGGAAGCGCTCGCCCCGGAAATCGAGTCGCTCACAGGAGGCGAGGTGGAACTTCGCATCCTCTCGAACCTCGCGGACCGACGGCTCGCCCGCGCGTCTTGCAAGATTCCGCCCGCCGAACTCGAAACCGACGAGGTCGACCTCACTGGCGAGGAGGTCCGGGACCGCATCGTGGACGCGTGGGCTGTCGCCGACGCCGACCCATACCGTGCCGCTACCCACAACAAGGGTATCATGAACGGCGTTGATGCTGTCGCGACCGCAACGTTCAACGATTGGCGGGCAATCGAAGCAGGAGCTCACGCATACGCCGCACAGGGCGGCTATGGTCCCCTTACAAACTACGAGGTCGACGAGGCTGGAAACCTTGCGTGTAGCATCGAGATTCCGATGCAAGTCGGCACCGTGGGCGGCGCGACGGCACTGCACAACGGGGCGGCCGCCGCGATGAATCTGCTCAACGCAAACTCCGCCGATGAACTGGCAGGGATTATGGCTGCCGTCGGCCTCGCTCAGAATTATGCGGGACTCCGGGCCCTCGTCTCGGAGGGAATTCAGACCGGCCATATGCGACTACATGCAAAGAACCTCGCCGTCCAAGCCGGTGCCCCCGAGAAGCTTGTGGACGAAATCGCCGACCGGATGGTCGTCGAAGACGCGATACGGCAGGACCGCGCCGAGGAACTTCTTGACGAACTCGTAGAGGACGACCCGAACGAATGA
- a CDS encoding DUF6610 family protein has protein sequence MENPIQHSDSSAKSYSDARQVDYVAFLHRVPFAIDAFDLGFLTGFREDCSYQQQQFLHLDLPVGMLDNDFRNPDLERYVEQVLEYEPRVSIIGDAHDVAEARSYVDAIRDLESSLPKTEFIVVPKCRATIDEIPPDITLGYSRGYADLLAHEFSDPVDWRGRRVHVLGGSPPKQRAVIEELTQPTLSGDPPADIVGVDWNGLHRGAQFGEFWTGDGWDDSGRDADHVTVRKTVRHGLAHVRAFWQEHGIWPETTPVADGESVQYRSPQPADLDSSSCTECNGDVWATARGPFVAEYDTGVLCGYCCYECYFSHRVRNHLEEIMGEESVYIPPAG, from the coding sequence ATCGAAAACCCAATACAGCATAGCGACAGCTCCGCGAAATCGTATTCGGACGCACGACAAGTAGACTACGTTGCCTTCCTTCATCGTGTCCCGTTTGCTATCGACGCGTTCGACCTCGGGTTTCTGACCGGCTTTCGTGAAGACTGTTCGTACCAACAACAGCAGTTTCTGCACCTTGACCTCCCGGTCGGAATGCTCGACAACGATTTCCGGAATCCCGATCTTGAGCGGTACGTCGAACAGGTTCTCGAATACGAACCAAGGGTCAGTATCATCGGCGATGCACACGACGTCGCAGAAGCACGGTCGTACGTCGACGCGATTCGTGACCTCGAATCAAGTCTCCCGAAGACGGAATTCATAGTCGTCCCGAAATGCCGAGCAACTATCGACGAGATACCCCCGGATATCACACTCGGCTACTCACGAGGCTACGCCGACCTGCTCGCGCATGAATTTTCGGACCCTGTCGATTGGCGAGGTCGTCGAGTCCACGTACTCGGTGGGAGTCCGCCGAAACAGCGAGCAGTCATCGAGGAGCTTACCCAACCAACATTATCGGGGGACCCACCTGCAGATATCGTGGGCGTCGACTGGAACGGTCTCCATCGTGGCGCACAGTTCGGTGAATTCTGGACCGGCGACGGTTGGGACGACAGTGGTCGAGACGCCGACCACGTAACGGTACGGAAAACCGTTCGTCACGGGCTCGCCCATGTCCGGGCCTTCTGGCAGGAACACGGTATTTGGCCTGAAACGACACCAGTAGCAGATGGCGAATCAGTTCAGTATCGTTCTCCGCAGCCAGCGGATTTGGACTCGTCAAGTTGCACGGAGTGCAACGGAGACGTCTGGGCGACCGCGCGTGGGCCGTTCGTCGCCGAGTACGATACAGGAGTACTCTGTGGGTACTGCTGCTACGAATGCTACTTCTCCCATCGCGTCCGTAACCATCTTGAGGAGATTATGGGTGAAGAAAGCGTCTACATCCCACCTGCAGGGTGA
- a CDS encoding ArdC-like ssDNA-binding domain-containing protein: MTTTDDETVSFAESDDRSDEMHSTIEAWIEDLLDRVDEATASTEFQTWLDVQSRFHGYSHRNTLLIKLQCPEATRVAGYRTWQTEFDRHVEGGEEAIWIWAPIITRKCPDCGSSPSYHERSDCTYDETPSEDWSKGLVGFRPTAVFDVSQTEGEPLPELDTAATGDAEALVPTLLAGAKSLGVEARVVSVAEWSHGDAKGVCQYNRSEERAPVVEVKARANSADLAVTLVHEYAHALLHIEREERSERSKREVEAEAVGYVVGRYFGLDTSGSALYLAAWRDEDAEVVLDRLGRIRETASEIIEKVDGSQTLNS; the protein is encoded by the coding sequence ATGACGACTACTGACGATGAAACGGTCTCGTTCGCCGAGTCGGACGACCGTTCTGACGAGATGCACAGTACAATTGAAGCGTGGATCGAGGACCTCCTTGACCGCGTCGATGAAGCGACCGCAAGTACGGAGTTCCAGACGTGGCTTGACGTACAGAGTCGCTTTCACGGCTACTCGCATCGAAATACGCTTCTCATCAAACTCCAGTGTCCCGAAGCGACTCGCGTCGCTGGTTACCGGACGTGGCAGACAGAGTTCGACCGGCACGTCGAGGGAGGCGAAGAAGCAATCTGGATTTGGGCACCGATCATCACGAGAAAGTGCCCTGACTGTGGGAGTTCTCCATCCTACCACGAGCGTAGCGACTGTACGTACGACGAGACACCGTCCGAAGACTGGTCGAAAGGACTGGTCGGCTTTCGACCGACCGCGGTCTTCGACGTCTCACAGACCGAAGGTGAACCACTCCCAGAGTTGGACACAGCGGCGACCGGTGACGCGGAGGCACTCGTGCCAACGCTGTTGGCGGGAGCAAAGAGCTTAGGAGTCGAAGCGAGGGTAGTCTCGGTAGCGGAGTGGTCGCACGGTGACGCTAAAGGTGTTTGCCAATACAACCGCTCGGAGGAAAGAGCTCCGGTCGTGGAGGTGAAGGCTCGTGCAAACAGTGCAGATCTCGCGGTGACACTCGTCCACGAGTATGCTCATGCTCTGCTCCATATCGAACGTGAGGAGAGAAGTGAGCGCTCGAAACGCGAAGTCGAGGCTGAGGCAGTCGGGTACGTCGTCGGACGCTATTTTGGTCTCGACACGAGCGGGTCAGCACTCTACCTTGCGGCGTGGCGAGACGAGGATGCAGAGGTAGTCCTCGACCGACTCGGTCGGATTCGGGAGACTGCAAGCGAGATTATCGAGAAAGTAGACGGAAGCCAGACTCTCAATTCATAG
- a CDS encoding acyclic terpene utilization AtuA family protein, which translates to MSVRIANAAGFWGDYPDATRRLLDHGTFDYLQLEYLAEVTMGVLGKLHESDPDRGYATDFTRFVVADHLEELIERNVTVVTNAGGINPEACAREVLRLADEQGVEVDVATVTGDSVRADLDRLQTETGLCNVETDEPFPHELDDVTAAVAYLGAFPVADAISTGADIIITGRIADPALTLGPLVHEYGWTRNDYDRLAAGVVAGHLIECGTQVTGGNFLGDWQSVDFENLGYPIAQVERDGTAVITKPQGTGGTVSTETVAEQLVYEVHDPSAYLTPDVTADFTAPSVEQLRENAVRVTGMEGRAPPEIYKATIHYESGYKLSGSLLYSRPDALAKAREAASILDRRIDMLELDVDETHSEFVGHDAAHGPTAPPQDDHNEVMLRYAARSDDKAALRRLGMEFAPLSMAGPPSVTGLTDGGRPSPQPVIDVWPTTVPDEAATPEVITYD; encoded by the coding sequence ATGAGCGTCCGCATCGCCAACGCGGCAGGGTTCTGGGGCGACTACCCTGACGCCACGCGGCGACTCCTCGACCACGGGACGTTCGACTACCTCCAATTAGAGTATCTAGCGGAGGTGACGATGGGCGTCCTCGGCAAACTTCACGAATCAGACCCGGACCGCGGGTACGCCACTGACTTCACCCGGTTCGTGGTCGCCGACCACCTCGAAGAACTCATTGAGCGCAATGTGACGGTCGTAACGAACGCCGGCGGCATAAATCCGGAAGCGTGCGCCCGCGAGGTACTCAGACTCGCGGACGAACAGGGCGTCGAGGTCGATGTGGCAACGGTCACGGGTGATTCCGTCCGCGCTGACCTTGACCGACTACAGACCGAGACGGGGCTGTGCAACGTCGAGACCGATGAACCATTCCCCCACGAGCTTGACGACGTGACGGCGGCAGTCGCATACCTCGGCGCTTTTCCCGTTGCTGACGCCATCAGTACCGGTGCTGACATCATTATCACTGGTCGCATTGCCGACCCCGCGCTGACGCTGGGGCCGCTCGTTCACGAGTACGGCTGGACTCGGAATGACTACGACCGCCTTGCGGCAGGCGTTGTCGCAGGCCACCTTATCGAGTGCGGCACGCAAGTCACGGGCGGCAACTTCCTCGGTGATTGGCAGAGCGTCGACTTCGAGAACCTTGGCTACCCAATTGCGCAAGTTGAGCGCGACGGAACCGCGGTGATAACGAAACCGCAGGGGACGGGCGGAACCGTCTCGACGGAGACCGTGGCCGAGCAACTGGTCTACGAGGTACACGACCCTAGCGCATATCTCACACCGGACGTGACGGCGGACTTTACCGCGCCCTCGGTCGAACAACTCCGTGAGAACGCCGTTCGCGTCACCGGTATGGAAGGGCGGGCGCCGCCTGAGATATATAAAGCGACGATTCACTATGAGTCAGGATACAAACTGTCGGGATCACTCCTCTATTCACGTCCCGATGCGTTGGCTAAGGCGCGTGAGGCGGCATCCATCCTTGATCGGCGAATCGATATGCTAGAACTCGACGTCGACGAGACGCACTCGGAGTTTGTCGGGCATGACGCGGCCCATGGTCCGACTGCACCGCCACAGGACGACCACAACGAAGTCATGCTTCGATACGCTGCTCGGAGCGACGACAAGGCTGCACTTCGCCGCCTCGGAATGGAGTTCGCACCGCTGTCCATGGCTGGACCGCCGAGCGTCACGGGGCTGACCGACGGCGGACGACCGAGTCCGCAACCAGTCATAGACGTCTGGCCCACCACGGTTCCCGACGAGGCAGCCACTCCGGAGGTGATCACGTATGACTGA
- a CDS encoding MarR family transcriptional regulator: MSSGTIDIDEFENADDDEFEEQNDTERIVLFLDENDDRAWKAATIAEQLELDTDAVSSILSRLKERGLVRHKRPYWAITDDKERLRAAYRLHQHHQTADEQYGEEHLEDLKTDEMEEVQ; this comes from the coding sequence ATGTCGAGCGGCACCATCGATATCGACGAGTTCGAGAACGCCGACGACGACGAATTCGAGGAGCAGAACGATACTGAGCGGATCGTATTGTTCCTTGACGAGAACGACGACCGTGCGTGGAAGGCGGCGACGATTGCCGAGCAACTTGAGTTGGATACAGACGCCGTCAGTTCGATTCTCTCGCGATTGAAGGAACGAGGTCTCGTGCGGCATAAGCGCCCGTACTGGGCGATTACTGACGATAAAGAACGGCTCCGGGCCGCTTACCGCCTTCACCAGCACCACCAGACCGCTGACGAGCAATACGGTGAGGAACATCTTGAGGACTTGAAGACCGACGAGATGGAGGAAGTACAGTGA
- a CDS encoding AtuA-related protein, which yields MTDETSPVTVGDIAHGRSGDKGNRVNIGVVADTPAAYDRLIEQLTADRVAAYFEGLVDGAVERYELPNVHAVNFVCEDALDGGGQASLRYDTQGKTYAAALMEYKLPGREGDND from the coding sequence ATGACTGACGAAACCAGTCCGGTCACGGTCGGCGACATCGCACACGGTCGCTCCGGTGATAAGGGAAACCGCGTGAACATCGGCGTCGTGGCGGACACGCCAGCCGCCTACGACCGACTCATCGAACAGCTGACCGCTGACCGTGTCGCGGCCTACTTCGAGGGACTCGTCGACGGTGCCGTTGAGCGGTACGAGCTCCCGAACGTACACGCAGTCAATTTCGTTTGCGAGGACGCCCTCGACGGTGGCGGTCAAGCGAGCCTCCGCTATGACACGCAGGGGAAGACCTACGCGGCGGCGCTCATGGAGTACAAGCTTCCGGGGCGGGAGGGTGACAATGACTGA
- a CDS encoding RNA-guided endonuclease InsQ/TnpB family protein, translated as MNYNYRYRLNPTEDLRERLAWTVDTCRQVYNHFLHRLNRHDGTSAYSEQKRLPDLKKWWTDDLQDVHSKVLQKVVQRLYDNLSTLKGRKQNGYSVGELKWKAPGEYQSFTYSQSGFELKNTSGRTRLWLSKIGDIPIMFHRDLPDDATIKTLTVKREPTGNWYAILGVETPDDPLEKPDEVTDAVGIDVGVLKYVHDSDGTAVESPDLSDERERLERGQRNLSRKEHGSNNWEEQRKTVARRHADLKRKRRDFLHKLSAYYAREYDLVAVEDLDAKGLVELPGNSRNRAGASWGTFLRMLEYKCEREGTHFVAVDPRGTTKECASCGTETGKPLWVREHSCPACGFEADRDANASWNVLSRGLDNVGAGCPESTPVETALPADTDSVSAKRVVEAGSPTLKE; from the coding sequence ATGAACTACAACTACAGGTATCGACTGAACCCAACCGAGGACCTCCGCGAGCGATTAGCGTGGACTGTCGATACCTGTAGACAGGTCTACAACCACTTCCTCCACCGCCTCAACCGACACGACGGCACCTCGGCATACTCCGAGCAGAAGCGCCTGCCAGACCTCAAGAAGTGGTGGACCGACGACCTGCAAGACGTTCACTCGAAGGTGCTTCAGAAGGTCGTCCAGCGATTGTACGACAACCTCTCGACGCTCAAAGGCCGGAAGCAGAACGGCTACAGCGTCGGGGAGTTGAAGTGGAAAGCACCGGGCGAATACCAATCGTTCACCTACAGTCAGTCCGGCTTCGAACTCAAAAACACGAGTGGTCGGACTCGACTATGGCTCTCGAAGATTGGTGACATCCCCATCATGTTCCACCGCGACTTGCCCGACGACGCCACCATCAAGACCCTCACGGTCAAACGCGAACCCACCGGCAACTGGTACGCCATCCTCGGCGTCGAAACGCCTGACGACCCACTCGAGAAGCCCGACGAGGTGACTGACGCTGTTGGTATCGACGTGGGTGTCCTGAAATACGTCCACGACAGCGATGGGACCGCTGTCGAGTCGCCAGATCTCTCGGATGAACGCGAGCGGTTGGAACGCGGCCAACGCAACCTCTCGCGGAAGGAACACGGCTCGAACAATTGGGAAGAACAGCGCAAGACGGTCGCTCGACGCCACGCCGACTTGAAGCGCAAGCGACGTGATTTCTTGCACAAACTCTCGGCGTACTACGCCCGCGAGTACGACCTTGTGGCGGTCGAGGACTTGGACGCGAAGGGGTTGGTCGAACTCCCTGGCAACTCTCGGAACCGAGCCGGGGCCTCGTGGGGAACGTTCCTGCGAATGCTCGAATACAAGTGCGAACGGGAAGGCACACACTTCGTCGCCGTGGACCCCCGAGGCACGACCAAAGAGTGCGCGTCGTGCGGAACAGAGACGGGCAAACCACTATGGGTCCGCGAGCATTCATGTCCAGCGTGTGGGTTTGAAGCGGATAGAGATGCGAATGCGTCGTGGAACGTTCTGTCTCGTGGTCTCGACAACGTAGGGGCGGGCTGTCCCGAATCAACGCCTGTGGAGACTGCGCTCCCTGCGGATACCGATTCGGTGTCTGCAAAGCGTGTCGTGGAAGCAGGAAGCCCCACCCTCAAGGAGTGA